From the bacterium genome, the window GAACTGGATCTGCGTCGTCGGATTGAACGGGTTCGGATAGTTCTGCTTCAACCAGAAGCTGCTCGGGAGCGACGGTTCATCAACACCGTCGACTTCGATCTTCCCGGCGGCGGAGGTCGAAAGCAACATTTTGGTCAGGCGAAGCTGCTGTTTGTTACCCGGAGTGACTTCATTTTTGGCGTTGACCTCGATCGAGACGAGATCGGCTGTTCCAGCCTGGATCAATTCACCGGACTTGAACGGCGCCATATGATAGAGCAGGACTTTCAATTTTCCTGCACCATTATCTTTGTACTGGAGTGCGAATTTGCCGTTGTCCGCAGTCAACTTGGGAATGCCAAGGGTGACTGTGCCCGGATCATATTCGATCTCCATTTCAACACCCGCGACCTGCTCCGGCAGCTCTGACGCCACCGTCATGAAATCGCGCGAACCGGCCGGGATCTCACCATAGGCAAGCGAGACGATCGCATGTTCGTCGGTCGACGGCGCCGGGGAGACCGGCAACGGAATACCATAGATGGCGTTGATATTGGCCACCAGGTCAAAGACGTTGACTGAATCATTGATCACGACATCAGCCGTCGCGAATTGGCGCGGCGTCAGGTCGTAGTTACCGATCACGAAAGCGACAATGTTAACAACGTCGGCGACATCGATATAGTGGTCGAGGTTGACGTCACCCAGAGAGTCGACCTCCACGATACCGGTAGTGTCGGTTACGAGCGGAAGTCCGCCAACATTGGGATCCGGATTGACCGACTCGCGACCATTGCGCAGTTTCATGGGCGCCGAGGTCCAGGGAGTCGCGCTCGAATCCAGCGTCACCACGACATACATAATTGCCGTAGTCGTATCGGTCTGCACCGGTTCGTTGTTCATGCCAAAGGTGACAACACGGATATTGCCGGGAGTCACGCCGATATTGTCGTAGATCGTATATTCAGGAATTCGGCCCGAACGAACGATCGAGTCGATCGTGATCATCGAATCCGGAAACTCCAGATCAAACTGGATACCGTACACGTTTGCGGAGGAGACCAGGTTGACCGGGAAGAATATCCCGCCGGTTCCGCGCAATCCACCAACCGGCTTGCCGGCAGGTGGCGGCGACGACAGCGAGAACAACCGATCAAATTCAAGTTCATTGACCACTATCGTAACTGTGCGAGTGGTAGTATTCAGGAGATTGTCTCTCGCGGTGAAGATCACCTGATAGGTCCCCTGCTGCCCGAAATCGGGAGTCCAGGTAAAATTGCTGGTGACCGTCTGCGCTGCCGCAGGAAGCGGGAAGGAAGCTCCCGTGGGCAAGCTCGTCACCGTCAGAGTCACCGTATTGCCAACATCAATATCCGAGGCGGTCACGGTAAAGAAGACCGGTTCCCCCTCGTTGACTTCGTAGAGCAACGTGGTTGGCGCACTAAATGAGGGCGGATTGCCAACCGTCGTGCCGCCGATAGTCACCGTCACCTGATCGGTCGCGGTTGCTGTACCCTTGTAGGCAGTCGCCGTGAAGGTTGTCGCCACTGTAATGCCATTGGCGACATAACTGCTGATCAGCGTCGTGCTCACCGTGAGACGACCCGCTGTCGAGGATGAAATTACAATTGAATCGGCGTTTGTCGCCGTCCAGGAAAGCAATGATGAACCGCCCGATGATACCTGTGTCGGATTGGCGGATAATGAAATGGTCGGCAACACCACCGGTACGTAGAGAGAGTCAATCACGAGTCTGCCGACACCGAGCGGATTAATGGTCGGCCAGATCGTGATATCCGTTGTATCCGGTCCCGGAGGATTGTCCGGTCCATTGTTGTCATAGAACCAGAGCTGTGTCATTTCAGCGCCGTAGCAACCGGCATAGCGGGGCGTATAGATACCAAGGACAACCGTATCACCTGCGAACTTGTCATCATTATAGATCGAGAACGAAATGGTATCGTTTTGCCTGGCAAATGGCTTGAGTACAAAGTGAAGGAATGCGATCGTATCCGCGCCGGATGCAATAGTATCCGATACCAGAAAACCGTCATCAATACCGTTACTGGGGGTCGGATCGAAATAGGCCGGTAAGCTCGTCAGCACCAGTACATTTTCCAGCGTGGCGCCGGTCGAATCCTGGGCCACACCATTACTTATCTCGGCACGCGTACCAACGCTGTCATAGGTGCCGAATTCACCGGTCACCTGGTAGACCTTTCTGAACCGTCCCCACGGAGTGAACGAGAAGACGCTGTCATCCGGGTTGATTGTCCCCAGATTCGGGACCTTCAGCGGATACATCTTACTCGAATCAAACTGCACCGCGGCAACAAAAGCGAGGATCGCCGAGTCGTTCTTGAAAAAGAGCGGAAGACCAACCGTGTCTCCCGGTCTCGCCTTAAACGACATCGTTCGCATGATATCCACGCTCGACTTGGTCACGTCGTCACACGCGATACCTTGATATGGCTGAGCCTGACCGGGACTGGCAAACGCCAGGACCAGCACAAGCCCGCACAACGCTAGAAGTAGTGTTCGCATTGCTACCTCTGTATGGTGAAACATGTTCTTTTCCATTGGTGTAGAGTTCAAACCACAACTCAATTCTATTTCAGAAGCATCATTTTGCGTGTTGTCGATCTGCCGCCGGCTTCAAGTCGATAGAAGTAAACTCCGGAGGCAACTGCCTGCCCTGATCCATCGCGGCTATCCCACGTTATCGTGTGGTGTCCCGCCGCATAGGATCCGGATGCCAGGGTCCGTATCGAACGACCCAGTACATCGTAGATCACCAGCGTGACATCACCCGCCACCGGGAGACTGAAGTCTATGCGCGTCGACGGATTGAACGGATTCGGGTAATTCTGCTCCAGCGTAAAGTCGGTCGGGAGCGACTCTGTCCCTTTCGCCAGCGCCACCGTCATGAAGCGGCCATCCGCGGTCGACATATCGACCGAGACCACTTCGCAGTCGGTCAAACCGGGGAGAGAAAACACCGTCACGTTGCCGGACGGCATACTCGATCCGGTCATACTATAAATGAGTACTTTCGTGACCAACCCTTCCTGGGAGGTCGCGATAGTCATATTGTCGAAGTTCGATTCGATGAGCGAAGGATCGATCGCCGTCTCGCTTTCCAGCGTGATCAGCATTCCGCCGACCGCAACATCGGAGTGGTAGCCAAGCGACAGACCGTCAATCGAGGTCGTCACCTGCACTTCACCGGCAGCTTCGCCTTCCGCAACCGGCTTGGCCGCGCCGCCGCTGACCAGGATCGAGATCATCCGAACCAGGTCGGCTATAGTGGCGACCAACTGATCACCATTCACGTCCGAATTGGCGTACTGCAGGACATTAAACGTGTACTGCGCCGGATTGATGAAGTAGTTCGTGAAGTAGATGACATCGGCGATCTCATTCGCCAGACCGTTGAGATTGATATCTCCGATCAGGATCGTGCCGATATCCTCGATCTTCACCCAGCCATCGGTGTAGGTGATCTCGGTCTGCTCGATCTTCGTTCCGGTGGTAGAACTGAGCGTGTTGTCCGTCCGAGTTGCCGGATCGGTGAAAGCAAAGCGGACCGGAATACTCATCCCCTTATAGGCGAGATCGGAAGAAACACGGAAGACCAGCTTGGCGATCGCGCCGGTTCCGGCCGGCAGCGGGGAGACCGATGGACCGGCGGCCGACGAAACGCCGACGATCTTGATGCTTCCCTGCAATCCACCCGGATTGTGCGTGACCGTAAACTGTGAAAACGCTGCGGTGCGAGTAGCCGCAGACGTTACCGTTATCGGCGTGAGCACAGACTGGTCATATTGCAGCATCAGCGTGAAACCGCTGACCGCCACCTGATTACTGAGCGCGATTGACAGTGTCGCCTGGTCGCCCGGCAACACCGAAGTCGAATCGATAGAAAGTTCATACAAAGTCGCCGCCTGGACTACCACCCGGACAACCGCCGTATCGGCGAAGCCCTGCGGGTCGGCCGCGATAAACAGCACCGGCAATGAATCATCCAGCGCGTTGATCGACGGATTCCAACTGAAGCGGCAGGGGTTGTGCGGATCAAACGATGCATCCACCGGAGCGCCGTTGACCGTCCAACTGATCGCCTCGAAGTCGGGATCGGTCGCCGAAATATCAAACTGCAGCGCATCCCCGGCGATCACTTCCATCCGCTCGGGAGCCGCTACTATCGGCGCACGATTGCGGTTGATCACCTGGATCGTCACATCGCGGGTGACAGTTGCTTTGCCGTCGTTGGCGGCAAAGGTAATTTTCAGCGGGGAAGCATCGGCCGACTGAGGTCCGACATACTCCGGAACCCAGAGTAACTGGCCATTCCCCTGAGTGCTGGTGAACTGGGCACTGGTTGGCTTAAGCGGACAACTCAGCGACAAAGCAGAACCATCCGGGTCGCTGGCGGTCACATCGATCTTGACCGTGTCTCCCTCGAGCACGTTAACCAGCGTCGGCGAAGCAATGACCGGCAGACGGTTCTGACCACGCACAACGACTTTACCGGCCGTAAAGGCCGGTCGAATCGATTCCGAGGAGTTGCTTTCGGTCATCATCAGTTCGCCGCCAGGTGGAAAAACCAACGAGTCAATTATCGACAGAGTACCGACCGGCGCGGATGCTGCGACTGTGAAAGTCGCCTTGAAAATCAGCCCGTCGCCAGGGGGAAGCGGAGTCTCCATCATTTTCACTACCGCCACCACAAAATGGCCATGGATCTGGCCAATTTGTGAGGGCGTCAGGATCTTGGTCTGGATATACCCAGCTCGGGAACTGTCAAAGCTGATCGACTTGAGAGTCAGGACCGTGGTATCATAGGTCAGGGGCACGGATACGATGCTCAGGAACTCATCGTTCGTAAGCAGGCACCGAATAGTAACATCTTGCCCCGGAACAACTTCAACAGAGTCCAGGCTGACCCGGTCGATTTGCCCGAAATGATCGGTCTGGGCTGTAACCGAAGTTGCAGCAACCAGCACCATCAAGATGCCGAAAAGTATCCCAAAATACCTCATTATCCCCAATCACTACTCACAGTCGGTTTTGTTCACCTACTGTTGAGCAAGAATCAGACCAGAAACCGCCTCCTCGCGGGGTGGAGGGCAATCCATAGGGAAATACCACCACCACTGGTCCAGTTGCTAATGGCCTTCTCTTAAGTCCGTGTAATGAGAAGTAATGTAAGAACTTACCGTCAACAAGACGCTATACTACTACCAGGTACCAATTGAGCTATAGCGCTCTCCATGTCTGAACAGCAGTGAGGTATAGTGAGGCAGGGATTGAACGTATCATTTCAGTCTGCAACCGCCCGCATTCGCGCAAACTGCTGCGCATCGTCCAGATCTTTCGCGGAAGCCAGACCTCAGTATAATAAAAAGATGACCTTGGCGCAAGGTCCCTCCAATTAGCCCTCTTTACTCTGGTCATCATCGAAGTCAGTCGCTCTGCTTTCTAATAGTGTTCATTACATGAGCAATCTGTCGTTAGACGTCTCCTCTGGTGATTACCGATCGTCGTTTAAAAACCCCGGAGAGGACGAGCCTCTCCGGGGAGAAAAGTCCAAAGGACCAAATTACTTGATCAGGACCATCTTCTTCGTGGCGCTGAAGCTACCGGCATTCAACTTATAGAAGTAGATACCAGAAGCGTTCGACGTCGCGTTCCAACGCACTTCTTCGATACCAGCTTCGGCGGCGCCGGAGAACTCGGCGACTTTCTGACCAGTCACGTTGTAAATGGTCAGGGTGTAGTCGCTCGCGTTCGGCAGAGCAAAGCTAATAACGGTTTCCGGGTTGAACGGGTTAGGATAGTTCTGATTCAGCGAGAAGTTCGCCGGGATCTGCTTCGCAACAACGGTCGCACCGTTGGCGGAACCAAACTCAACCGACACGACTTCGGCGTTATTCACGTTGAGGAACTCACCCGTGAAGGACGCGAAGTTGTTGACATCCGGGTAAACCAGGATGCGGGTATTGGTACCGTCAAAAGCGAAGTCCATGATGCTGGAAGTCAGGTTCTCAGGAACAACGTTCCCCTTCACGACAACGAGAGCAGCACCCATGTCACCAGTGACAGAGAGAGTACCGTTAGCGTTGGTGAATTCGGTCGACACGGCGGAGAGCTTGTCATACGGCAGCTCGTCACCAACGACGACACGGATCAAGTAAACAAGGTCAGCCACGGTGAGGACGAGTCCATCAGCGTTCGCATCGGTCGACGCGATCTGGCCAGCCTGGTTGATCGTGAACACGGGGAGACCATAGACGAAATAACGGGAGAACAGAACGGCGTCAGCGATTTCATACGCGAAGTCGTTCAGGTTGACGTCGCCACGATCGTCGATCGAGTCGACGCAAGCGATGTCGATACCGCCGTTATAGAAGTCGATGTCGCGGATCGGATCCGGCTTGCCAGGAGTCGAGTTTTCGCAAGCGCCAATCGGCACGCCGGCGTAGCCCGGGAACGTAGCAAGATTCGGGTCCATCGGGACGTTAGCATCGATGAAGTGATAATCGTACACGCGAGCCGCGATGTACAGGATGTTACCAGTCTCATCAGAGATGGTGTTGTCGCCGCAATCCAGCCAGAAGAAGCGGATCGGTGCATACTGACATTCCAACGTATAGTCGTTGGAGACCAAGAACTTCAAGGAGAAGAGGGTCTCGCCAGTCGCGTCGCAATCGGCCACCGGGTGATTGGCGCCGTTATTGGTCTCGGCAATACCGATCACACGAACCAGACCGCTCGGGCAACCACCGGAGCAGTTACCATCAGCACCGAAACGATAGGTGAAATATTCCCAACCGCAAGCGGCGTAGATGGAACCTTCGATAACCTGCTGCAAGGACAGAGCAGAGTTGTCATAGGCGATAAGAATGTTGAAACCACCGATGCCATTGATCGGGTGCATATAGTTCAGAGTAACGTCAACGTTCTCAAAACCACCCTGCAACGTCATGTGGGTCTTCTCGATCTGCACGCCATACGCGGAGTTGGCGGAGACTTCGAAGTTCACAACGCAAGTCACGGAAAGCGCGCCGTCAGACAGGGTAACCGTCTGAGCGAACAGGCCAGCCGCGGTAGAGGAGAAGGAAAGCACGCCGTTGGCGTCGATCGAGACCGTAGTCGCCGGATCGCCGTCATCAGCCACTGACCACAGCAACACGCCGCAATCATCGGTGCCATCCAGATCCACGGTCTTGGTAGAGCCGGTGGAGGAGAAGCCGCCGTTGATCGGGCAGGAGTTCGTGATAGCCGGAGCAGCGTTCGTCACGCTGACCGCCATGGAATAATCAGCTCCGCAGCCACCGGCGTCGCAAGCTTCCACGACAACGGTGATCGAAGCGCCGACGTCACCAATGGTGGCGCCGTTCCAGGACCACATACCACCAGCGGTGATGGCGCCAGGACCTGACACGAGATTGAAACCAGTGATCGGATCGCCTTCCGGATCGACCGCGGTGAACTGATGCGAGAAAGTCGAGCAGTAGACACCGGTTTCGGTCTGAGCAGGCGGATTGGAGATCGCCGGCGGCTGGTTCAGAACCCACTCCACCACAAAGCACTGTGAGGTCGTGGTCAAACCGGCAACGCTGTAGGTCGGGAACTTGTCAACGAGTGTACGAGTCACCCATTTCCAGGTCCAGAGACCGTCGTTACCGTCAGCGGTATCGATGCAGAGATGCTTGCCGTTATCGGCCTGAGCGTTGACATTGCCAACGGTCGAGATGTCGATATTCAGCCCAAACATGGTCGTCGGACCAAGCGGGAGCTGACGGGTACCAGACGGGTTACCAGCGCCGAGGCAGCCAACCGTATCATTGTCGGTCTGGACTGCAAAAGCCTGGTTGAAGTACGTGCGCAGGAAAGCTTCGCCACCCGGATCCGGGGGAAGAGTATCCAGCTTCACGTTGTTGATCGCAAGGCCGTCCGGAGAGGTGACCTTGAAACCGTTCGAAACGTTACACCGTTCACCGGTGGTGTTGTCATAAACGACTGTGAAAGCGGGGTCGGAGTTCAACTTGATGTTCGGGCCGACCATGGTGCCGCCATTCGGATTAATCAGCACAGCGCCGTCTTGGGCATAAGCAGAAATACCCAAAGAAAGGATCAGTGCGACTAGGATCAGAAACGAATTTCGCTTCATTTTTGTCTCCTAACAAACGTTCGTTAACAATTTGCGAGTTGCCACGTTTAACTGTGCCACTGATTTCCCCTCAGTTTTCCGTCACTTTACGTCCAACGACGAGAGCCAACAAGTCATCGGATCAGGCAACAGAGATGGGGCTCAGTCAAACGTCCTTTCTTTGAGCGTGTGCAATGAAGCCTCTCTTACGCGTCCTCCTTTCTATCAAAAAAACGCCTGCATTTTTTATCTGTCTTGTCGCGTCAGTGACGCGGTTTGCTTGCAAGTACCATCGAAGTAAGCGGTATGTACCTGGTCCTTATTGGACCTGCTTTGCGGCCCCGTTAGAATCTGGTTAATTCTCCCGGAGCATGACCGTTCGGCCACCGTGCCACCATGCTCCCTACGGGCAGGCCGGCAATGTAGGCCGCGGAGTAACCGTCAAATACGATATCATCAAACTCAGATCCGACAGGTCGATCGTCGCAATCGCGTTTACGTTCGCCTCCTTGTCGCACGGGAGAACCGGGCGCGGAGTGACTGTCAGATAAGAGATCAACAGCGAAAGATCGGAGAGATCAGGCGTTTCGGACACCGACTTATTGGTATTGCCGGTCGTACCGACACAGCAA encodes:
- a CDS encoding T9SS type A sorting domain-containing protein; its protein translation is MRTLLLALCGLVLVLAFASPGQAQPYQGIACDDVTKSSVDIMRTMSFKARPGDTVGLPLFFKNDSAILAFVAAVQFDSSKMYPLKVPNLGTINPDDSVFSFTPWGRFRKVYQVTGEFGTYDSVGTRAEISNGVAQDSTGATLENVLVLTSLPAYFDPTPSNGIDDGFLVSDTIASGADTIAFLHFVLKPFARQNDTISFSIYNDDKFAGDTVVLGIYTPRYAGCYGAEMTQLWFYDNNGPDNPPGPDTTDITIWPTINPLGVGRLVIDSLYVPVVLPTISLSANPTQVSSGGSSLLSWTATNADSIVISSSTAGRLTVSTTLISSYVANGITVATTFTATAYKGTATATDQVTVTIGGTTVGNPPSFSAPTTLLYEVNEGEPVFFTVTASDIDVGNTVTLTVTSLPTGASFPLPAAAQTVTSNFTWTPDFGQQGTYQVIFTARDNLLNTTTRTVTIVVNELEFDRLFSLSSPPPAGKPVGGLRGTGGIFFPVNLVSSANVYGIQFDLEFPDSMITIDSIVRSGRIPEYTIYDNIGVTPGNIRVVTFGMNNEPVQTDTTTAIMYVVVTLDSSATPWTSAPMKLRNGRESVNPDPNVGGLPLVTDTTGIVEVDSLGDVNLDHYIDVADVVNIVAFVIGNYDLTPRQFATADVVINDSVNVFDLVANINAIYGIPLPVSPAPSTDEHAIVSLAYGEIPAGSRDFMTVASELPEQVAGVEMEIEYDPGTVTLGIPKLTADNGKFALQYKDNGAGKLKVLLYHMAPFKSGELIQAGTADLVSIEVNAKNEVTPGNKQQLRLTKMLLSTSAAGKIEVDGVDEPSLPSSFWLKQNYPNPFNPTTQIQFSIAPGDGGAGMRDVTLDVYNVLGQKVRSLLNGMLSVGPHTVEWDATSESGERVASGIYLYRLQVGAESQTRKMIFLK
- a CDS encoding T9SS type A sorting domain-containing protein; the encoded protein is MKRNSFLILVALILSLGISAYAQDGAVLINPNGGTMVGPNIKLNSDPAFTVVYDNTTGERCNVSNGFKVTSPDGLAINNVKLDTLPPDPGGEAFLRTYFNQAFAVQTDNDTVGCLGAGNPSGTRQLPLGPTTMFGLNIDISTVGNVNAQADNGKHLCIDTADGNDGLWTWKWVTRTLVDKFPTYSVAGLTTTSQCFVVEWVLNQPPAISNPPAQTETGVYCSTFSHQFTAVDPEGDPITGFNLVSGPGAITAGGMWSWNGATIGDVGASITVVVEACDAGGCGADYSMAVSVTNAAPAITNSCPINGGFSSTGSTKTVDLDGTDDCGVLLWSVADDGDPATTVSIDANGVLSFSSTAAGLFAQTVTLSDGALSVTCVVNFEVSANSAYGVQIEKTHMTLQGGFENVDVTLNYMHPINGIGGFNILIAYDNSALSLQQVIEGSIYAACGWEYFTYRFGADGNCSGGCPSGLVRVIGIAETNNGANHPVADCDATGETLFSLKFLVSNDYTLECQYAPIRFFWLDCGDNTISDETGNILYIAARVYDYHFIDANVPMDPNLATFPGYAGVPIGACENSTPGKPDPIRDIDFYNGGIDIACVDSIDDRGDVNLNDFAYEIADAVLFSRYFVYGLPVFTINQAGQIASTDANADGLVLTVADLVYLIRVVVGDELPYDKLSAVSTEFTNANGTLSVTGDMGAALVVVKGNVVPENLTSSIMDFAFDGTNTRILVYPDVNNFASFTGEFLNVNNAEVVSVEFGSANGATVVAKQIPANFSLNQNYPNPFNPETVISFALPNASDYTLTIYNVTGQKVAEFSGAAEAGIEEVRWNATSNASGIYFYKLNAGSFSATKKMVLIK
- a CDS encoding T9SS type A sorting domain-containing protein is translated as MRYFGILFGILMVLVAATSVTAQTDHFGQIDRVSLDSVEVVPGQDVTIRCLLTNDEFLSIVSVPLTYDTTVLTLKSISFDSSRAGYIQTKILTPSQIGQIHGHFVVAVVKMMETPLPPGDGLIFKATFTVAASAPVGTLSIIDSLVFPPGGELMMTESNSSESIRPAFTAGKVVVRGQNRLPVIASPTLVNVLEGDTVKIDVTASDPDGSALSLSCPLKPTSAQFTSTQGNGQLLWVPEYVGPQSADASPLKITFAANDGKATVTRDVTIQVINRNRAPIVAAPERMEVIAGDALQFDISATDPDFEAISWTVNGAPVDASFDPHNPCRFSWNPSINALDDSLPVLFIAADPQGFADTAVVRVVVQAATLYELSIDSTSVLPGDQATLSIALSNQVAVSGFTLMLQYDQSVLTPITVTSAATRTAAFSQFTVTHNPGGLQGSIKIVGVSSAAGPSVSPLPAGTGAIAKLVFRVSSDLAYKGMSIPVRFAFTDPATRTDNTLSSTTGTKIEQTEITYTDGWVKIEDIGTILIGDINLNGLANEIADVIYFTNYFINPAQYTFNVLQYANSDVNGDQLVATIADLVRMISILVSGGAAKPVAEGEAAGEVQVTTSIDGLSLGYHSDVAVGGMLITLESETAIDPSLIESNFDNMTIATSQEGLVTKVLIYSMTGSSMPSGNVTVFSLPGLTDCEVVSVDMSTADGRFMTVALAKGTESLPTDFTLEQNYPNPFNPSTRIDFSLPVAGDVTLVIYDVLGRSIRTLASGSYAAGHHTITWDSRDGSGQAVASGVYFYRLEAGGRSTTRKMMLLK